The genomic stretch TATTACATGGGAACAGGAAGAAGAAAGACTTCTGTTGCTAGAGTATATTTAAAAGAAGGTAATGGAAAAGTTGTAATTAATGATAAAGAATATGAAGATTTAAACGGATACCTTGAAAATTCTGTTTGGACACTTCACGCATTGGAACCATTAAAGGTTACAGGACTTGAAGGTAAATTTGATATGATTATTAGAGTAAATGGTGGAGGGAAATCTGGTCAAGCTGGTGCTATCAGACTTGGTATAGCAAGAGCCCTTTTACAATACAGCGCCGAACTAAGACCTACTTTGAAAGAAAAAGGCCTTCTTACAAGGGACCCAAGAATGGTAGAAAGAAAGAAATACGGTCTCAGAAAAGCAAGACGTGCTCCCCAATTCTCCAAACGTTAATTTTGTCATATCCTTACATACACTTGTGGCAGCGTTTGCTGCCACCTTGTCTTCCTTTTAAAGAGGTGACTTAATGCTTTCAAAAAAGGTAATTGAGGAAATTAAGTCAAAAGTTGATATTGTTGATGTTGTTTCAAGGTACGTTAGCCTTCAAAAGGTTGGAAATAACTATAGAGCTTTGTGTCCTTTCCATACTGAAACCACCCCTTCGTTCTATGTCAATCCATCCTTTAAGACATACCACTGCTTTGGCTGTGGAGCGTCTGGGGATGTAATAAAGTTTCTTCAGGAAATCGAAGGAATTTCATTTATAGAAGCATTAAGAAGACTTGCAAAAGAGGCAGGTGTAAAGATTGAGCTTGAAGATTCATCGAGTTTTCATACTCTTTATTTAAAATTTTACACACTTTTAAACGAAGAGTATAAAAAAAACTTAACTGATGTTGCAATTTCGTATTTAAAAAATAGAGGATTTAGTGAAAGTGAGATAGAAAAGTACGAGTTTGGTTTTTCACCAATTGATTCTGATTTACCCTTTAAAATTGCCAGAGAGCTTAATATAAACTCTTTAAGAAAACTTGGATTTTTACATGGCAAAGATCCATTTTCAGGTAGATTAATTATTCCAATAAAGGATGAGTATGGCCGAGTAATTGCGTTTGGTGGAAGGGTATTGGGTGAAGGACAACCAAAATATATCAATTCATATGAAACTGATTTTTTTAAAAAATCCTCAACTTTATTTTTGCTTGATGTTGCAAAAGATAAGATAAAGAGTGCTGATTTTGCGATTATATGCGAAGGGTATTTTGATGCAATAGCTTTTCATAGGGCGGGACTTACAAATTCTGTAGCGACACTTGGCACTGCTTTTACAAAATACCATGCAAGAAAAATAAGGAAGTTGACACAAAATGTGGTTCTTTCATTTGATACTGATTCTGCGGGGATAAAGGCAGCTCTTTTAAGTTTAAAAATTTTGCTATCACAAAATTTTAATGTGATGGTAGTTATGTATGAAGGTGAAAAAGATCCAGATGAAATTCTGAAATTAAAAGGTAGCTCAGAACTTGTTGATGTTGTAAAATCGGCTATACCTGCAGAAGTATTTGTTCCAAAGGCATTGTCTAAAAAATACGATTTGAAAAATTCAAATGCAATAAATATGTATTTAGGAGAATTAAAACAGTGGGATGAAGTTTTTAAACTTGTACCTAAGAGACAAGAAAATTTTAGGAATACCATTAAAGAAATATTGGGATATGATTTTGATTTTTCCAAATCTCTTTCGTACAAGATTAGAGAGGCAACAAAACTACCAACTTTGGAAGATATGCTTGTTTATTTGTACTTAAATTTCCCTGAACGATTTGAAAATATTGAAGTAGATTTAGAACTTTTAAAAGGAGAAGCTCGGGAATTTTTCACTTATGTAAAGAATGAGAACTTCTCCTTTGAAAGATTGTCTAAAGATTTGTCTGAATATATAAACAGGGTTTTGAAGAAATTAGAGAATACTGAAATTGATGAAATATATATTGAAACAATTGAGAGAAAACTCCTTGAAAGAAGTTTAGAAAGAAGAATAAAGGAGATTGATGATTATTTGAAAAACGCATCTGATGAAGAAAAAAAGGTATTACTTCAAACCAGAATTGAGATTGTAAGGCAACTTAAAAATCTTGGGAGGTGAACTCCTGATGGCAAAAAGAAGAACCGCAGTAGACACAAGCGACAAGAAAATAAAAGAGTTAATTAAAATTGGTAAAGAAAAAGGATTTGTAACTTACGATGATATTGATAAAATGTTTCCTCCAGAAAAAGTTGAAGATTTTGATGGAAATTTACTCGAAAGGGTATATGAAGAACTCGAAAAGAATGGAATAACAATAACCGATACTTCGGGATTAGATACAGATATCAATGTCCAAGATTTCCTTGAAGAATCCCCGAAATTTTACGATAATATGGCTCCAAAAGATTTGATAAAAATGTATTTAAGGGATATTGGTAAAATCCCACTTTTAAGTCAATCTATGGAAAGAGAACTTGCAAGACGTGCGCAAATGGGTGATGAAAGAGCAAAACAGAAACTTGTAGAATCAAACCTTAGACTCGTAGTAAGTATAGCAAAGAGATATGTTGGTAAAGGTCTTTCGTTTCTGGATTTGATTCAAGAAGGAAATGTTGGTCTTTTAAAGGCAGTTGAAAAATTTGACTGGAGAAAGGGATACAAATTTTCAACCTATGCAACTTGGTGGATTAGACAAGCTATTACAAGAGCAATAGCTGATCAGGCACGAACAATTAGGGTACCAGTCCATATGGTTGAGACAATAAACAAAATGCAAAAAATAATGAGGGAATATTATCAAGAGCATGGGGAAGAAATTCCAATTGAAGAACTTGCAAAAGCACTTGATAAACCGGTTGAAAAAGTAGAAGAAATAATGCAGGCTGCAAGAGAAACAACGTCTCTTGAAGCACCTGTGGGCGAAGATGAAGATTCAACTGTTGCAGACTTTGTCCCTGATGAAACAATAGCATCTCCAAAGAAAGAAGCAATGAGAATGCTTATAAGGGAAGAAGTGGAAAAGGTGCTAGAAACGTTGAATGATAGAGAAAAATTAGTTTTAAAAATGAGATACGGATTAACGGATGGTAAAGCTAAGACTCTTGAAGAGGTAGGGCAGTATTTCAACGTTACTAGAGAAAGAATTAGACAGATAGAAGTAAAAGCTTTGAGAAAATTGAGACATCCATCAAGAAGTAGGTACCTTAAAGTTTTATTTAAAATGCTTGATGAAGAATAAAAAAACCGCACTAAGGGTGCGGTTTTTATATAAAACTTTATTTATTGGGTGATACATATGATATTTAAAATTGCATTTAGAAACTTTTTCTTAAACTGGAAAATGTCTTTACTAGTTATATTAGGTACAATGATCGCAACTATGCTTGTTGTGGGAGCTTTGTCTTTAAACGATTCTGTTGATGCATGGTTTGCTCAAAAGATTTTGAGAAATTTTGGAAGTGTAGACATTGTAGCGAAAGATAAAAAAGATACTTTTTTCTTTCCTAAGGCACTTGATGTAGAAAAGGTGGGTGATTACTTTCAAAAATTAAAAGAAGAAGGTACAGTTAAGGATTATACCTTTGTTTCGCTTGTTTCCTCAAGAATAGAAAAAAATGGTAACTTCTTTGATATATTTGCAATTGGGTATGACGACAATCTTTTAAGATTTTCTGGTCAAAAAGTTTCGGGAGTAGTTATTTCAAAGGATCTTGCAGATGCCTTGAATATAAAAAGGGGAGATATTATAAATTTAGTAACTGTAAATGGAAAGCAAAAAGTAAAGGTAGATTATATTGGGACCCTTGAATTTAACTTCCGCGGAGAAACAGGGATGACAAATGGCTCTATCTTTATGCCAATGGATATGTTGAGAGAGCTGAGATTGTATGCAAACAAACTTCCAAATACTGTATTTGCTTCTCTTAATGTTCCAATTAGTGAACATGAATTAATTGCTAAAAAAATTGAAGATGAAATAGATCTTCGAGTTACACCTACAAAGTACAATTTAAAGTATTCTCCTCTTAACAGAGTAATTGGATATCTTTTCCTTGGATTTAGCGGATTTGCACTTTTGAGTAGTTTTCTATTTATTTCCAACTTTTTCGGTGTTTTAGCTGAAGATAGAAGAAAAGTTCTTGGAACTCTTAGAGCTTTGGGATATTCCCAAAGAAAAATTGCATCAATCTTGTTTGTAGAAGGATTTACATATCTTTTATTTTCTTCCCTAATTGGGGCAACTGCGGGGATAGGTTTTGGAAGATATTTATTGAGTTTGGTAAACAAAATGCCGTCTCTTCTTGCTTCTGACACAGCACTTCCGGAGACTATTTATTTTACAATTACGTTTAAAACTATTTTATTTGGGATATTAATATCACTTGTTTTACCAATATTTATCCTCCTTTATCGAAGTGTTTCCTTCTCAAAAATTTCCCCTGTTGTTCTTTTATCAAGAGAAGAAATACTTCCAAAGAGAAAATTTCTTTATGTTTTTTTCTTCCTCCCAATATTTTTGTATTTTGTTAAACCTTACTATTCATTAGTCTCTTTAATAGCAATAGTGCCTTTGTTTGTAAAAAAAGATTTTTTGCAAGTTGTTTCGGGGGCCCTGGTTATTTTAATAACCTACTTTCAAATTGGAACGGGTGGCGGCTGGGATTATTTAGCACGAGCAGGGTTATTTTTGCTTGGAAGTATATACATTGTATTTGGAATA from Thermosipho atlanticus DSM 15807 encodes the following:
- the dnaG gene encoding DNA primase; protein product: MLSKKVIEEIKSKVDIVDVVSRYVSLQKVGNNYRALCPFHTETTPSFYVNPSFKTYHCFGCGASGDVIKFLQEIEGISFIEALRRLAKEAGVKIELEDSSSFHTLYLKFYTLLNEEYKKNLTDVAISYLKNRGFSESEIEKYEFGFSPIDSDLPFKIARELNINSLRKLGFLHGKDPFSGRLIIPIKDEYGRVIAFGGRVLGEGQPKYINSYETDFFKKSSTLFLLDVAKDKIKSADFAIICEGYFDAIAFHRAGLTNSVATLGTAFTKYHARKIRKLTQNVVLSFDTDSAGIKAALLSLKILLSQNFNVMVVMYEGEKDPDEILKLKGSSELVDVVKSAIPAEVFVPKALSKKYDLKNSNAINMYLGELKQWDEVFKLVPKRQENFRNTIKEILGYDFDFSKSLSYKIREATKLPTLEDMLVYLYLNFPERFENIEVDLELLKGEAREFFTYVKNENFSFERLSKDLSEYINRVLKKLENTEIDEIYIETIERKLLERSLERRIKEIDDYLKNASDEEKKVLLQTRIEIVRQLKNLGR
- the rpoD gene encoding RNA polymerase sigma factor RpoD → MAKRRTAVDTSDKKIKELIKIGKEKGFVTYDDIDKMFPPEKVEDFDGNLLERVYEELEKNGITITDTSGLDTDINVQDFLEESPKFYDNMAPKDLIKMYLRDIGKIPLLSQSMERELARRAQMGDERAKQKLVESNLRLVVSIAKRYVGKGLSFLDLIQEGNVGLLKAVEKFDWRKGYKFSTYATWWIRQAITRAIADQARTIRVPVHMVETINKMQKIMREYYQEHGEEIPIEELAKALDKPVEKVEEIMQAARETTSLEAPVGEDEDSTVADFVPDETIASPKKEAMRMLIREEVEKVLETLNDREKLVLKMRYGLTDGKAKTLEEVGQYFNVTRERIRQIEVKALRKLRHPSRSRYLKVLFKMLDEE
- the rpsI gene encoding 30S ribosomal protein S9, encoding MAEYYMGTGRRKTSVARVYLKEGNGKVVINDKEYEDLNGYLENSVWTLHALEPLKVTGLEGKFDMIIRVNGGGKSGQAGAIRLGIARALLQYSAELRPTLKEKGLLTRDPRMVERKKYGLRKARRAPQFSKR
- a CDS encoding ABC transporter permease, which codes for MIFKIAFRNFFLNWKMSLLVILGTMIATMLVVGALSLNDSVDAWFAQKILRNFGSVDIVAKDKKDTFFFPKALDVEKVGDYFQKLKEEGTVKDYTFVSLVSSRIEKNGNFFDIFAIGYDDNLLRFSGQKVSGVVISKDLADALNIKRGDIINLVTVNGKQKVKVDYIGTLEFNFRGETGMTNGSIFMPMDMLRELRLYANKLPNTVFASLNVPISEHELIAKKIEDEIDLRVTPTKYNLKYSPLNRVIGYLFLGFSGFALLSSFLFISNFFGVLAEDRRKVLGTLRALGYSQRKIASILFVEGFTYLLFSSLIGATAGIGFGRYLLSLVNKMPSLLASDTALPETIYFTITFKTILFGILISLVLPIFILLYRSVSFSKISPVVLLSREEILPKRKFLYVFFFLPIFLYFVKPYYSLVSLIAIVPLFVKKDFLQVVSGALVILITYFQIGTGGGWDYLARAGLFLLGSIYIVFGILPCVKNYFKHFRNISTVLALSYIDKQRWRNFVVFLVYSVITLVILLTAILPTSIFNYIDNKTNIGILGYNFLIVENPLKIFFGGSTYDRDEQFKSLFNNLVKIQLVDAKYKDRNVVVILAGKDIVKSLKIEGINTLYLENKEGIGSKDIFTKDATYTLQIKGILPGISKKISENFVIKELYDPKSMVVPFDGILVYNQKIPGALQGYAGVVKDSKAAQRAKKIVYERFDGPFYVTEELDKVFNSVRYFVSIAIQLFYFGFVSGFSGLTILSIKNVYSRRRIIGSLKAIGVNKMQVFKAFLFESIMIVTIAILTAISTVTFITLDFAKLIVDEIPDFSITVPWGQVFLILGGVYLITIIFTIYPANLAQKVDPAEAIRVFD